Below is a genomic region from Armatimonadota bacterium.
CGAGCGTTTCGGGTTCACATACAGTAGGCGAGGCGGTCGGAACCACTTCATTCTCAGGCGGGAGGGCAGAAACCCTCCCGTTCTCGTTGTGATTCCCGACCACCGAAAGGTGAAGCGCGAGCTTCTGGCTGCAGAGCTGACACACGCTGGAATCGAGCACAAGGCGTTCGCGAAGGCGTTTCGAGGCAAGTAACCCCCCTTCCTATGATGCTAAGATCATGAGCGTCACATCCGCCGGTGGACCGTCAACCCTGCGCCGACTTTCCGCCGATCTTTCCCTGCTGGCCATCGCCGCGCTCTGGGGCCTGACCTTCCCGCTGGGCAAGATAGTTCT
It encodes:
- a CDS encoding type II toxin-antitoxin system HicA family toxin, which translates into the protein MGASDLPEASGREIVRCLCERFGFTYSRRGGRNHFILRREGRNPPVLVVIPDHRKVKRELLAAELTHAGIEHKAFAKAFRGK